A genomic segment from Vicinamibacterales bacterium encodes:
- a CDS encoding AbrB/MazE/SpoVT family DNA-binding domain-containing protein, with protein sequence MAMVTISPKFQVVIPKEIRARLKLRAGQKMHAMVYDDRIELVPVRPAKQLKGFLRDIATTMARERDRV encoded by the coding sequence ATGGCCATGGTCACCATTTCGCCGAAGTTCCAGGTCGTCATTCCGAAGGAGATCCGGGCGCGCCTGAAGCTCCGTGCGGGGCAGAAGATGCACGCCATGGTCTACGACGATCGCATCGAGCTGGTCCCGGTTCGCCCCGCCAAGCAGCTCAAGGGGTTCCTGCGAGACATCGCCACGACTATGGCGCGCGAGCGGGATCGCGTGTAA
- a CDS encoding BrnA antitoxin family protein yields MPRKSASLVRGGRAAGSARRTKRALDFSDIPEASTEQLRSMRRVGRPPLGDAPRQLIAIRLDARVLEQFRKEAKRRRVGYQTLINEVLAQHVRKDVA; encoded by the coding sequence ATGCCGAGAAAATCCGCCTCATTAGTGCGCGGCGGGCGAGCCGCCGGGAGCGCGCGGCGTACCAAACGCGCGCTTGACTTCAGCGACATCCCGGAGGCGTCGACCGAACAGCTGCGGTCGATGCGGCGCGTTGGTCGGCCGCCCCTCGGCGATGCGCCGCGGCAGCTGATTGCCATTCGGCTCGACGCCCGCGTCCTCGAGCAGTTCCGGAAGGAGGCCAAGCGTCGTCGGGTTGGCTACCAGACGCTGATCAACGAGGTGCTGGCGCAGCACGTCCGCAAGGACGTCGCGTAG
- a CDS encoding BrnT family toxin, translating to MFEWDPRKAAANADKHGVSFEAAVTVFADPDALDGPDLAHSAVEARALRLGRAADGRVLMVAYTVRRSDQDAEKIRLISARRASRRERAAYQTRA from the coding sequence GTGTTCGAGTGGGATCCGCGAAAGGCAGCGGCCAACGCGGACAAGCACGGCGTGAGCTTCGAGGCCGCCGTGACCGTCTTCGCGGACCCCGACGCGCTGGATGGGCCTGACCTCGCGCACTCTGCGGTCGAGGCTCGCGCGCTCCGTCTGGGACGCGCCGCCGATGGGCGGGTGCTGATGGTGGCGTACACCGTGCGCAGGAGTGACCAAGATGCCGAGAAAATCCGCCTCATTAGTGCGCGGCGGGCGAGCCGCCGGGAGCGCGCGGCGTACCAAACGCGCGCTTGA
- a CDS encoding VWA domain-containing protein codes for MALAHNLVVFGRLLRRLGLDVSTAQIADALRALVDTGVGDRADVKHVLGALLVRRRDDRAAFEAAFDAFWQDHGERWGRRDLRAIGEPRSGVDLQVEVVLPESDEPGGVGVDEAGEHDLPEAEIQTFSRAERLRDADLADLTADELADARRVLSTLTWDPGRRRTRRWARGPGPRIDLRRALRGAAGTGEIVLLPRRQRTTRRRPIVILVDVSGSMERYARLLLHFAHVLTEAAFRVEAFAFSTRLTRITRELRTRGAADAVINAARQVPDWSGGTRIGDALRELHVRWARYVLGRGAVVLVVSDGWDRGDPGVLRDQVARLQRSCHRLIWLSPLLGTADYRPLTRGLVAALPYVDDFLPVRTLRNLENLAAHLDSLPARRTARRSQASAVAIASSR; via the coding sequence GTGGCGCTCGCGCACAACCTCGTCGTCTTCGGCCGCCTGCTGCGGCGTCTGGGGCTGGACGTGTCCACGGCCCAGATCGCCGACGCGCTGCGCGCGCTGGTGGACACGGGCGTCGGGGATCGCGCGGACGTGAAGCACGTGCTCGGCGCGCTGCTTGTCCGTCGCCGGGACGACCGCGCGGCGTTCGAGGCCGCATTCGACGCGTTCTGGCAGGACCACGGCGAGCGGTGGGGCCGCCGCGACCTGCGCGCCATCGGCGAGCCGCGCTCGGGTGTGGACCTGCAGGTGGAGGTGGTGCTGCCCGAGTCCGACGAGCCGGGCGGCGTCGGCGTGGACGAAGCCGGCGAGCACGACCTCCCGGAGGCCGAGATCCAGACCTTCAGCCGCGCCGAGCGCCTGCGCGACGCGGACCTGGCGGATCTCACCGCGGACGAACTGGCCGACGCGCGCCGGGTGCTCTCCACGCTGACCTGGGATCCGGGCCGGCGCCGCACACGCCGCTGGGCCCGAGGCCCGGGCCCGCGCATCGACCTGCGCCGCGCGCTGAGGGGGGCCGCCGGCACCGGCGAGATCGTGCTCCTGCCGCGGCGCCAGCGGACCACCCGCCGCCGGCCGATCGTGATCCTTGTAGATGTGAGCGGATCGATGGAGCGCTACGCGCGGCTCCTCCTGCACTTCGCGCACGTGTTGACCGAGGCCGCGTTCCGCGTGGAGGCGTTCGCGTTCTCCACCCGGCTGACCCGCATCACGCGCGAGCTGCGCACCCGCGGCGCCGCCGACGCCGTGATCAACGCCGCGCGCCAAGTGCCGGACTGGTCCGGCGGGACTCGGATCGGCGACGCGCTCCGCGAGTTGCACGTCCGCTGGGCCCGCTACGTCCTGGGCCGCGGCGCCGTCGTGCTCGTGGTGTCCGACGGCTGGGACCGCGGCGATCCCGGCGTGCTGCGCGACCAGGTCGCGCGGCTCCAGCGGAGCTGCCATCGCCTGATCTGGCTAAGCCCGCTCCTGGGCACGGCGGACTACCGCCCGCTCACGCGCGGGCTCGTCGCGGCGCTGCCGTACGTGGATGACTTCCTGCCGGTGCGGACGCTGCGGAACCTGGAGAACCTCGCTGCCCATCTGGATAGTCTGCCGGCGAGACGCACGGCGCGTCGGAGTCAGGCGTCGGCCGTGGCGATTGCCTCGTCGCGATGA
- a CDS encoding MoxR family ATPase, with amino-acid sequence MSPPALVGSIDEVEARLAAASYVADRGLAVSIYLAVTLGRPLFLEGEAGVGKTAVAHALSSVLGTELIRLQCYEGLDVSHAIYEWDYARQLLELRIHEAAEGVDRDRVREQLFSERFLLKRPLLRALEGEPGRPPVLLIDEIDRADEEFEGYLLELLSEYKVTIPELGTIAAVEPPVVILTSNRTREVHDALKRRCLYRWIDYPSFEKELAIVRRRVPAADETLARQVTAVVQELRTAELYKAPGVSETLDWVSALVALDKRALDAATIDDTLGVVLKAREDVEAMRGDRLQGLLSRAMLTGARRSG; translated from the coding sequence GTGAGCCCGCCCGCGCTCGTCGGCTCCATCGACGAGGTTGAGGCACGCCTGGCCGCGGCGTCGTACGTCGCGGACCGCGGCCTGGCGGTGTCGATCTACCTGGCCGTCACGCTGGGCCGCCCGCTGTTCCTCGAAGGGGAAGCGGGCGTGGGGAAGACGGCTGTCGCTCACGCGCTCTCCAGCGTTCTCGGCACCGAGCTGATCCGCCTGCAGTGCTACGAGGGGCTGGACGTGTCCCACGCGATCTACGAGTGGGACTACGCCCGCCAGCTCCTGGAGCTGCGCATCCACGAGGCGGCCGAGGGCGTGGACCGCGACCGCGTCCGCGAACAGCTCTTCAGCGAGCGCTTCCTGCTGAAGCGCCCGCTGCTGCGCGCGCTCGAAGGCGAGCCGGGCCGGCCGCCGGTCCTGCTCATCGACGAGATCGACCGTGCGGACGAGGAGTTCGAGGGCTACCTGCTGGAGCTCCTCTCCGAATACAAGGTGACGATCCCTGAGCTGGGCACCATCGCGGCCGTGGAGCCGCCGGTGGTCATCCTCACCTCCAACCGCACGCGCGAGGTGCACGACGCGCTGAAGCGGCGCTGCCTGTATCGGTGGATCGACTACCCGTCGTTCGAGAAGGAGCTGGCCATCGTGCGGCGGCGCGTGCCCGCGGCCGACGAGACGCTGGCCCGGCAGGTGACGGCCGTGGTGCAGGAGCTGCGGACAGCCGAGCTCTACAAGGCGCCGGGCGTATCCGAGACGCTGGACTGGGTGTCCGCGCTCGTGGCGCTGGACAAGCGCGCACTGGACGCCGCCACCATCGACGACACGCTGGGCGTGGTGCTGAAGGCGCGCGAGGACGTGGAGGCGATGCGCGGCGATCGCCTGCAGGGCTTGCTGTCCAGGGCCATGCTCACGGGAGCGCGCCGGAGCGGCTGA
- a CDS encoding xanthine dehydrogenase family protein subunit M, whose protein sequence is MFASSFEYHRATSLADAQRLLAANPGAKLLAGGHSLLPAMKLRLAGPSALIDIGRVAELQGITSGSGGVRIGAMSTHLAVATSGVVKAECAVVAETAAHIGDPAVRNRGTIGGSVAHADPGADYPTVLTALGATIEVTGASGSRSIAASDFFQGVMTTALADGEIVTAVVVPSLKGKGAAYAKFVHPASRYAVIGAAAVVHVSGGTCSGATVVVGGLTSMPTRLPAVEAALKGKALDAAGIAAAAAKAAGDLGDDVMGDVFASGDYRRGVVGVWVARALTTAAARAK, encoded by the coding sequence ATGTTCGCGTCCTCGTTCGAATATCACCGCGCCACCTCGCTGGCCGACGCGCAGCGCCTGCTGGCCGCCAACCCCGGGGCCAAGCTCCTCGCGGGCGGGCACAGCCTGCTCCCGGCCATGAAGCTCCGCCTCGCCGGGCCCTCCGCTCTCATCGACATCGGCCGCGTGGCCGAGCTCCAGGGCATCACGAGCGGCTCCGGCGGCGTCCGGATCGGCGCGATGTCCACCCATCTCGCGGTGGCCACGTCGGGTGTCGTGAAGGCCGAGTGCGCCGTGGTGGCAGAGACGGCCGCGCACATCGGCGATCCGGCCGTGAGGAACCGCGGCACGATCGGCGGGAGCGTGGCCCACGCCGATCCCGGCGCCGACTATCCCACGGTGCTCACGGCGCTTGGCGCGACCATCGAGGTGACGGGCGCCTCGGGATCGCGCTCCATCGCGGCGAGCGACTTCTTCCAGGGCGTGATGACCACGGCCCTGGCCGACGGCGAGATCGTCACGGCGGTGGTCGTGCCGTCGCTGAAGGGCAAGGGGGCGGCCTACGCGAAGTTCGTCCATCCGGCCTCGCGCTATGCCGTCATCGGCGCGGCGGCGGTGGTGCACGTGTCCGGCGGCACGTGTTCCGGGGCCACGGTGGTGGTCGGCGGCCTGACGTCGATGCCGACACGCCTGCCGGCGGTGGAAGCCGCGCTGAAGGGCAAGGCCCTGGACGCGGCCGGCATCGCCGCGGCAGCGGCGAAGGCCGCCGGAGATCTGGGGGACGACGTGATGGGCGACGTCTTCGCGTCCGGCGACTACCGCCGCGGCGTCGTGGGCGTGTGGGTGGCGCGGGCGCTGACGACGGCGGCCGCACGCGCGAAGTGA
- a CDS encoding molybdopterin cofactor-binding domain-containing protein: protein MSSRIFGSAIRRREDPRLLTGTGTFTDDLYLPGMAHAAMLRSPHAHARIKSIDTSKAKGAPGVVAVYTGADTDGVLKPMPCAWLVPNADLKVAEYPVVAKDTVRYVGDVVAVVVAETQYQAYDALELIDVKYETLGAVVDPQKAVASGAPQVHASAPGNQAFHWTVSGGDVKAAFDAPGTVVVKDRIIQQRLIPTAMEPRSALAQWTAISGELTLWNTTQNPHIVRFIASIVTGVPEDKLRVVAPEVGGGFGSKIPQYPGEFIACFCSMRLNRPVKWTETRSENYIATTHGRDHVQEVEMAGTPDGKITGLRATVWAGMGAYLSTAAPGIPTILHGLMLCGPYLIPAVHEDVYGVYTNTTPVEAYRGAGRPEATYMLERLIDRFAAAVGKDPVEVRRINLIPKFDNGHAVATGLTYDSGDYHTNLDKALTHIGYDALRKEQAEARTKGRYLGIGVCTYVEICGLGPSQVAGAVGFQGGLWESAIVRFHPSGKVNVFVGSKPHGQGEETTFAQIVSSELGVDVNDVKVVHGDTDKTPMGWGTYGSRTTAVSGAALAVALRKIKDKATALAAHLLEASVEDMDYADGKFFVKGAPAKAKTIQDIALMANVAWNMPAGMEAGLEASSFYDPPNFVYPFGSHIAVVEVDPSTGAVALKRYVCADDCGPQINPMIVEGQVHGGVVQGIGQALWEEAVYTDTGQLVTGSLMDYAIPRADVLVDIEVLHTVTPSPHHPLGVKGIGEAGTIASTCAVYNAVIDALRPMGIQDVRMPLTPERVWQAVQSAQKGA, encoded by the coding sequence ATGAGCTCGCGCATCTTCGGCTCCGCCATCCGCCGCCGCGAGGACCCGCGCCTGCTCACGGGCACGGGCACCTTCACCGACGATCTCTACCTGCCCGGCATGGCCCACGCGGCGATGCTGCGCAGCCCGCACGCGCACGCGCGCATCAAGAGCATCGACACGAGCAAGGCCAAGGGCGCGCCCGGCGTCGTGGCCGTCTACACGGGAGCAGACACGGACGGCGTGCTGAAGCCCATGCCGTGCGCGTGGCTCGTGCCGAACGCCGACCTGAAGGTCGCTGAATATCCCGTGGTGGCCAAGGACACCGTCCGCTATGTGGGCGACGTGGTAGCCGTCGTGGTGGCAGAGACGCAGTACCAGGCCTACGACGCGCTCGAGCTCATCGACGTGAAGTACGAGACGCTCGGGGCCGTCGTCGATCCGCAGAAGGCCGTCGCGTCCGGTGCGCCGCAGGTCCATGCCTCCGCGCCCGGCAACCAGGCCTTCCACTGGACCGTCTCCGGCGGCGACGTGAAGGCCGCGTTCGACGCGCCCGGCACAGTCGTGGTCAAGGACCGGATCATCCAGCAGCGCCTCATCCCGACGGCCATGGAGCCGCGCTCCGCGCTGGCCCAGTGGACGGCCATCTCGGGCGAGCTCACGCTGTGGAACACCACGCAGAACCCGCACATCGTGCGGTTCATCGCGTCCATCGTCACCGGCGTGCCCGAGGACAAGCTGCGCGTGGTGGCGCCAGAGGTGGGCGGCGGCTTCGGCAGTAAGATTCCGCAGTACCCGGGCGAGTTCATCGCCTGCTTCTGCTCGATGCGCCTGAACCGGCCCGTGAAGTGGACCGAGACGCGCAGCGAGAACTACATCGCCACCACGCACGGCCGCGACCACGTGCAGGAAGTGGAGATGGCCGGCACGCCGGACGGGAAGATCACGGGCCTGCGCGCCACGGTGTGGGCGGGCATGGGCGCCTACCTGTCCACGGCGGCCCCGGGCATCCCGACCATCCTGCACGGGCTCATGCTGTGCGGCCCCTACCTGATCCCGGCCGTGCACGAGGACGTGTACGGCGTCTACACGAACACGACGCCCGTCGAGGCGTATCGCGGCGCCGGCCGGCCGGAAGCCACCTACATGCTGGAGCGGCTCATCGACCGCTTCGCCGCCGCGGTGGGCAAGGACCCGGTGGAGGTGCGCCGGATCAACCTCATCCCGAAGTTCGACAACGGGCACGCCGTGGCCACGGGGCTCACCTACGACAGCGGCGACTACCACACCAACCTCGACAAGGCGCTCACGCACATCGGCTACGACGCGCTGCGCAAGGAGCAGGCGGAGGCCCGCACGAAGGGCCGCTACCTGGGCATCGGCGTCTGCACGTATGTGGAGATCTGCGGCCTCGGCCCCTCGCAGGTGGCGGGCGCCGTGGGCTTCCAGGGCGGACTGTGGGAGAGCGCCATCGTGCGCTTCCACCCGTCCGGCAAGGTGAACGTGTTCGTGGGCTCCAAGCCGCACGGCCAGGGCGAGGAGACCACCTTCGCGCAGATCGTGTCGTCCGAACTTGGCGTGGACGTGAACGACGTGAAGGTCGTGCACGGCGACACGGACAAGACGCCCATGGGCTGGGGCACCTACGGTAGCCGCACCACCGCCGTGAGCGGCGCGGCGCTGGCCGTCGCGCTCCGGAAGATCAAGGACAAGGCCACGGCCCTCGCCGCCCACCTGCTCGAGGCGTCGGTGGAAGACATGGACTACGCCGACGGCAAGTTCTTCGTGAAGGGCGCGCCGGCGAAGGCCAAGACCATCCAGGACATCGCGCTCATGGCCAACGTGGCCTGGAACATGCCGGCGGGCATGGAAGCCGGGCTCGAGGCGTCGTCGTTCTACGATCCGCCGAACTTCGTCTACCCGTTCGGCTCGCACATCGCCGTCGTGGAAGTGGATCCGTCCACGGGCGCGGTGGCGCTCAAGCGCTACGTCTGCGCCGACGACTGCGGCCCGCAGATCAACCCGATGATCGTCGAGGGCCAGGTGCACGGCGGCGTCGTCCAGGGCATCGGGCAGGCGCTGTGGGAGGAAGCCGTCTACACCGACACGGGCCAGCTCGTGACGGGGTCGCTGATGGACTACGCCATCCCGCGCGCCGACGTGCTCGTGGACATCGAGGTGCTGCACACGGTCACGCCGTCGCCGCACCATCCGCTGGGCGTGAAGGGCATCGGCGAGGCCGGCACCATCGCGTCCACGTGCGCCGTCTACAACGCCGTCATCGACGCGCTGCGTCCGATGGGCATCCAGGACGTGCGCATGCCGCTCACGCCCGAGCGCGTGTGGCAGGCCGTCCAGTCCGCGCAGAAGGGAGCCTGA
- a CDS encoding (2Fe-2S)-binding protein produces the protein MNTSVAISLTVNGQTHEHEVDARLLLVHLLRDHLHLTGTKVGCDTSQCGSCTVLVDGVAVKACTVLAAQVDGAAVTTIEGLAPPGQLHPIQEAFWNKHGLQCGFCTPGMVFATHALLSHTPDPTPEQVRHGLEGNLCRCTGYQNIVRAVREAASAMGGAK, from the coding sequence ATGAACACCTCCGTTGCGATCTCGCTGACCGTGAACGGTCAGACCCACGAGCACGAGGTCGATGCCCGCCTCCTGCTCGTCCACCTGCTCCGCGACCACCTCCATCTGACCGGGACCAAGGTCGGATGTGACACGAGTCAGTGCGGCTCGTGCACGGTGCTGGTGGACGGCGTGGCCGTGAAGGCCTGCACGGTGCTGGCCGCCCAGGTGGACGGCGCCGCCGTGACCACCATCGAGGGCCTGGCGCCTCCAGGCCAGCTGCACCCCATCCAGGAAGCCTTCTGGAACAAGCACGGTCTGCAGTGCGGCTTCTGCACGCCCGGGATGGTGTTCGCCACCCACGCGCTCCTTTCGCATACGCCGGACCCGACGCCCGAGCAGGTGCGCCACGGGCTGGAAGGCAACCTGTGCCGGTGCACGGGCTACCAGAACATCGTGCGCGCCGTGCGTGAGGCCGCCTCGGCGATGGGGGGTGCGAAATGA
- a CDS encoding DUF2721 domain-containing protein, translated as MNWLSRLESPQNALAVLTAMITPAVLISACGALIFSTSSRLGRVVDRVRTLSERFENLVKHPETDEMADDRRQLVFSQLDRQTSRARLIQRAMVAFYTALGMFVACSVSIAIVAALAGAFTWVAVVLGVGGGLFMLYGSVLLVIESRMAMWAITSEMDFVWKVSTKYAAGELDEARGGPATWLGKRIG; from the coding sequence ATGAATTGGCTCTCCCGCCTCGAATCGCCCCAGAACGCCCTGGCCGTGCTGACGGCCATGATCACGCCGGCGGTGCTGATCTCGGCGTGCGGCGCGCTCATCTTCTCCACGAGCTCGCGGCTGGGCCGGGTGGTGGACCGCGTCAGGACGCTGTCCGAGCGGTTCGAGAACCTGGTCAAGCATCCCGAGACGGACGAAATGGCGGACGACCGCCGGCAGCTCGTGTTCAGCCAGCTGGATCGGCAGACCTCGCGCGCGCGTCTGATTCAGCGGGCCATGGTGGCCTTCTACACCGCGCTCGGGATGTTCGTGGCGTGCAGCGTCTCCATCGCGATCGTCGCGGCGCTGGCCGGGGCGTTCACGTGGGTCGCCGTCGTCCTGGGCGTCGGGGGCGGGCTGTTCATGCTGTACGGCAGCGTCCTGCTCGTGATCGAGTCGCGGATGGCCATGTGGGCCATCACGTCGGAGATGGACTTCGTCTGGAAGGTCAGCACCAAATACGCGGCCGGGGAGCTGGACGAGGCCCGCGGGGGCCCGGCCACGTGGCTGGGCAAGCGGATCGGGTAG
- a CDS encoding NADPH:quinone reductase encodes MIAIRAHEFGGPDVLRLDEIPEPAPGPGQVRVRLEAVGVNPFDTYMLSGTYAIKPTLPYSPGADGAGVVDAAGPGVESPKIGDRVYIAGTADHKAYGAYRQVVLCWAGQTHPLPERVSFSEGAAVGVPCVTAHEALRRAAPKAGDVVLVHGASGSVGMSVVQLARAAGYTVIGTAGTDDGLALVAAEGAHHAVDHRDPGHADRVLALTSGRGPDVIIEMLANVNLDADLTIVAPQGRIVIVGNRGRIEIDPRKIMGKQSVVTGFALWGVSDEDLAAAHAAVGEALASGALRPVVGAELPLAEAAEAHRRVMAPGARGKIVLTP; translated from the coding sequence ATGATCGCCATCCGCGCACACGAGTTCGGCGGGCCTGACGTGCTCCGCCTCGATGAGATTCCAGAGCCGGCGCCGGGGCCGGGGCAGGTACGGGTACGGCTCGAAGCGGTGGGGGTGAATCCGTTCGACACCTACATGTTGAGCGGCACCTACGCGATCAAGCCGACGCTGCCCTATTCGCCTGGGGCGGATGGCGCGGGTGTGGTGGATGCGGCGGGGCCGGGGGTGGAGTCGCCGAAGATCGGCGACCGGGTGTACATCGCCGGTACGGCCGACCACAAGGCGTATGGCGCCTATCGCCAGGTGGTGCTGTGCTGGGCGGGGCAGACGCATCCGCTGCCGGAGCGCGTGTCGTTCTCCGAAGGCGCCGCGGTCGGCGTCCCGTGCGTGACCGCGCACGAGGCGCTCCGCCGGGCGGCGCCGAAGGCGGGCGACGTGGTGCTCGTCCACGGTGCCAGCGGCAGCGTCGGGATGTCCGTCGTGCAGCTGGCGCGGGCCGCCGGCTACACCGTGATCGGGACCGCCGGGACCGACGACGGCCTGGCGCTCGTCGCGGCCGAAGGCGCGCACCACGCGGTGGACCACCGCGACCCCGGCCACGCCGACCGGGTGCTCGCCCTGACGAGCGGCCGCGGGCCCGACGTCATCATCGAGATGCTCGCCAACGTCAACCTGGACGCGGACCTGACGATCGTCGCGCCGCAGGGCCGGATCGTGATCGTGGGGAACCGCGGGCGGATCGAGATCGACCCGCGCAAGATCATGGGCAAGCAGTCGGTGGTGACGGGCTTCGCCCTGTGGGGCGTGAGCGACGAGGATCTCGCCGCGGCGCACGCGGCGGTCGGCGAAGCGCTGGCCTCCGGCGCGCTCAGGCCCGTGGTCGGCGCCGAGCTGCCGCTGGCCGAGGCCGCCGAGGCGCACCGGCGCGTGATGGCGCCGGGCGCGCGGGGAAAGATCGTCCTCACACCGTAG
- a CDS encoding thioredoxin domain-containing protein, translating to MTMAKTGFGCVVVLTAAVLGGCADAQTAASAPQAPAPGTGQADEVVAKIGDKTFTLKDVESRWQEDDPAERARVTQLLYQHRRASIDQLVSDYLLDQAAAKAGTTREKYVEAELEKRRQPVTEAEIQKVYDDNRDRVGASTVNDLRESITAFIQRNRDAQNLAVMVADLKRSGPAVNISLDPPRYDVAIADHDPSRGPKDAPITIVEFSEYQCPFCARVTPTLKALEEKYAGKIRLIYKDFPLQNHLQAPKAAEAAHCAGDQGKYWELHDRMFQNQQQLQVPQLKQSAGALGLDQAKFDQCLDSGKYASIVQEDIAYGEKMGVGSTPTIYINGRLVSGAQPPAVFEDIIDDELARKGGK from the coding sequence ATGACGATGGCGAAGACGGGATTCGGGTGCGTCGTGGTGCTGACGGCCGCCGTGCTCGGCGGGTGCGCGGATGCCCAAACCGCGGCGTCCGCGCCGCAGGCGCCGGCGCCGGGGACGGGCCAGGCCGACGAGGTCGTGGCCAAGATCGGCGACAAGACCTTCACCCTGAAGGACGTCGAGTCCCGGTGGCAGGAGGACGACCCGGCCGAGCGCGCCCGCGTGACCCAGCTGCTCTACCAGCACCGGCGCGCCAGCATCGACCAGCTGGTGAGTGACTACCTGCTGGATCAGGCCGCGGCCAAGGCCGGCACGACGCGCGAGAAGTACGTCGAGGCCGAACTGGAGAAGCGGCGCCAGCCCGTCACCGAAGCCGAGATCCAGAAGGTCTACGACGACAACCGCGACCGGGTCGGCGCCTCCACGGTGAACGACCTCCGCGAGTCGATCACGGCCTTCATCCAGCGCAACCGCGACGCCCAGAACCTGGCGGTGATGGTGGCGGACCTGAAGCGGAGCGGCCCGGCCGTGAACATCTCGCTCGATCCGCCCCGCTACGACGTGGCGATCGCCGATCACGATCCGAGCCGGGGTCCCAAGGACGCGCCGATCACGATTGTCGAGTTCTCCGAGTACCAGTGCCCGTTCTGCGCGCGCGTCACGCCCACGCTGAAGGCGCTCGAGGAGAAGTACGCCGGCAAGATTCGCCTGATCTACAAGGACTTCCCGCTGCAGAACCACCTGCAGGCGCCCAAGGCGGCGGAGGCCGCGCACTGCGCCGGCGACCAGGGCAAGTACTGGGAGCTGCACGACCGCATGTTCCAGAACCAGCAGCAGCTGCAGGTGCCGCAGCTGAAGCAGAGCGCCGGAGCGCTCGGCCTCGACCAGGCGAAGTTCGACCAGTGCCTCGACTCCGGCAAGTACGCGTCGATCGTGCAGGAAGACATCGCCTACGGCGAGAAGATGGGCGTCGGATCCACGCCCACGATCTACATCAACGGCCGCCTGGTGTCGGGCGCGCAGCCGCCCGCGGTCTTCGAGGACATCATCGACGACGAGCTCGCCCGCAAGGGCGGGAAGTAG
- a CDS encoding VWA domain-containing protein — protein MTRSLPIAVALVASSLLAVSAQPTFRSSVRTVPVYATATDATGRLVPDLTQDDFEILDNGRPVTISSFSNDPQPFTAVVMLDTSASMTEHLKLLNQASEQFLIRMLPVDKAQVGAFNDKLQLSGTFTSDRDELIAALDDLQFGNATRLWDALAFSMDAFKDVEGRRVILLFTDGDDTASRVRFGDVMARARDEEVMVYGVGLSVDFFNGARRIRSRPDRNLRRIAEETGGGYFELQKTDLMASTFTRVAQELRSQYLLAFAPEALDGKPHKLDVRVKRPGVTVRARRSYLATGDQPSAAR, from the coding sequence ATGACTCGCTCCCTCCCGATCGCGGTCGCCCTCGTGGCCTCGTCGCTCCTGGCCGTCAGCGCGCAGCCGACGTTCCGGTCGTCGGTCCGCACCGTCCCCGTCTACGCCACGGCCACCGACGCCACCGGCCGCCTCGTGCCCGACCTCACGCAGGACGACTTCGAGATCCTGGACAACGGCCGGCCGGTGACGATCTCGTCGTTCTCGAACGACCCGCAGCCGTTCACGGCGGTCGTCATGCTCGACACGAGCGCGAGCATGACCGAGCACCTGAAGCTGCTGAACCAGGCCTCGGAGCAGTTCCTGATCCGGATGCTGCCCGTGGACAAGGCGCAGGTGGGGGCCTTCAACGACAAGCTGCAGTTGTCGGGGACCTTCACGAGCGATCGCGACGAGCTCATCGCGGCGCTCGACGACCTGCAGTTCGGCAACGCCACGCGCCTGTGGGACGCGCTGGCGTTCAGCATGGACGCCTTCAAGGACGTCGAGGGCCGGCGCGTCATCCTGCTCTTCACCGACGGCGACGACACCGCCAGCCGCGTCCGCTTCGGCGACGTCATGGCGAGGGCCCGCGACGAGGAAGTGATGGTGTACGGCGTCGGCCTGTCGGTGGACTTCTTCAACGGCGCGCGGCGGATCCGCTCGCGGCCCGATCGCAACCTGCGGCGCATCGCCGAGGAGACGGGCGGCGGCTACTTCGAGCTGCAGAAGACGGACCTGATGGCGTCCACCTTCACGCGCGTGGCGCAGGAACTCCGGAGCCAGTACCTGCTGGCCTTCGCGCCGGAGGCGCTGGACGGCAAACCGCACAAGCTCGACGTGCGCGTCAAGCGGCCCGGCGTCACCGTGCGCGCCAGGCGCAGCTACCTGGCCACGGGCGACCAGCCGAGCGCCGCGCGCTGA